One window of the Yamadazyma tenuis chromosome 6, complete sequence genome contains the following:
- the wis1 gene encoding MAP kinase kinase Wis1 (EggNog:ENOG503NUU7; COG:T), producing the protein MMSNSNSNYNSNDLSKQLSGLAIRTASTSSSSSGSNSKEVSPKAITPTQSHSLVNTPTSPMITPSHSQLNSDIQARIMAFQQKRSGKLNTNMDEDFIKSDPSIKPIEKSLPPIPPLPSQQLRSLSTNDATEGPGLVANMGLNAAKDMLESGLKPSLSQRRGGLKMNINDRTPDRSPDTLSPPVMLNEDRSGPKSSGEISRRLSERKKKPNFKLNLSEDSSRTSSRPNSNDNNPNDSNETKSNDNTIANQNNEPRQPQLQGLFANYSKYIDIKSGSLKFTGKASLNSTGIDFSSGTSFRISLDQLQFIEELGRGNYGTVSKVLHKPTGVLMAMKEVRLELDESKFTQILMELEVLHKCHSPYIVDFYGAFFVEGAVYMCIENMDGESLDKVYEKDVGIKDESHLAYISECIIRGLKELKDNHNIIHRDVKPTNILVNSNGKVKLCDFGVSGNLVSSLAKTNIGCQSYMAPERIKTMNPDDNTYSVQSDIWSLGLTILEIAKGNYPYPAETYENIFSQLSAMVDGEPPKLDANLFSKEAQQFVQSCLNKNPDLRPSYQDLLEHPWLVKYKDTPMASFEAYVKERINKSQLEKKLNRSGNKPRENVSSILKGKVRAPALHRGGLFTNNRSFVNR; encoded by the coding sequence ATGAtgtccaactccaactccaactacAATTCCAACGACTTATCCAAACAGTTAAGCGGGTTGGCCATTCGGACCGCTTCAACCTCGTCCTCTTCACTGGgctccaactccaaggaGGTCTCTCCCAAGGCCATCACACCAACTCAGTCACATTCCCTAGTGAATACTCCTACCAGCCCTATGATCACTCCAAGCCACTCGCAATTAAACAGCGATATTCAAGCCAGAATCATGGCTTTTCAACAGAAGCGTTCAGGGAAGTTGAATACCAATATGGACGAAGACTTTATCAAATCGGATCCAAGTATTAAACCGATCGAAAAGAGCCTACCTCCAATTCCTCCCTTACCTTCTCAACAATTGAGATCTCTATCCACTAATGATGCAACTGAGGGCCCAGgattggttgcaaatatgGGCTTGAACGCTGCCAAAGATATGCTCGAATCTGGTCTCAAACCTTCGTTGTCTCAAAGACGAGGAGGCTTGAAAATGAATATCAACGATAGAACCCCCGACAGATCTCCAGATACTTTAAGTCCACCTGTGATGTTGAATGAAGATAGATCTGGTCCAAAATCATCTGGGGAGATATCTCGAAGACTATcagaaagaaagaagaaaccgaacttcaagttgaatttgtctGAAGACTCTTCTCGGACTTCATCCAGACCTAATAGTAACGACAATAACCCTAATGACAGTAATGAAACTAAGAGCAATGATAACACTATTGCCAACCAGAACAATGAGCCTAGACAACCACAATTGCAAGGGCTTTTTGCCAATTACTCCAAGTATATTGACATAAAATCGGGTTCTTTAAAGTTCACGGGGAAAGCATCTTTAAATTCTACAGGTATCGACTTCTCTTCTGGGACTTCCTTCCGTATATCTTTAGATCAATTGCAGTTCATCGAAGAGTTGGGAAGAGGTAATTATGGTACTGTGTCGAAGGTTCTACATAAGCCCACTGGTGTATTAATGGCCATGAAAGAAGTTCGGTTAGAGCTTGATGAATCTAAATTCACCCAGATTTTAATGGAATTAGAAGTTCTCCACAAGTGTCATTCTCCATACATTGTGGATTTTTATGGAGCCTTCTTCGTCGAAGGTGCTGTTTATATGTGCATTGAGAATATGGACGGTGAATCTTTGGATAAGGTTTACGAGAAAGACGTGGGCATTAAAGATGAAAGTCATTTGGCATATATTTCGGAGTGTATCATTAGAGGATTGAAAGAATTAAAGGATAATCACAACATTATTCATAGAGACGTGAAGCCCACAAACATTTTGGTGAACTCTAATGGGAAGGTGAAGCTTTGCGATTTTGGTGTCAGTGGTAATTTAGTTTCATCACTCGCCAAAACCAATATCGGTTGTCAAAGTTATATGGCTCCAGAGAGAATCAAGACTATGAATCCTGATGACAATACTTATTCAGTGCAATCGGATATTTGGTCCTTAGGATTGACCATCTTAGAAATAGCCAAGGGTAATTATCCCTACCCGGCTGAGACTTACGAAAACATTTTCTCACAATTGAGTGCAAtggttgatggtgaaccaCCTAAATTAGATGCAAATTTGTTCAGCAAAGAAGCTCAACAATTTGTGCAATCTTGCTTGAATAAGAATCCCGATTTAAGACCTAGCTACCAAGATTTACTTGAACATCCCTGGCTTGTCAAGTATAAGGACACACCAATGGCTAGCTTTGAGGCATACGTTAAGGAACGTATCAACAAGCTGCAACTCGAGAAGAAGCTCAATAGATCTGGAAACAAACCAAGAGAGAATGTGAGCTCGATCTTAAAGGGTAAAGTCAGAGCCCCAGCTCTTCATAGAGGTGGTCTTTTTACCAACAACCGTAGCTTCGTTAATCGTTGA